In a genomic window of Bacillota bacterium:
- a CDS encoding RluA family pseudouridine synthase produces MKPDLVETVLPHEEGLMIKEIIYGRLRLSRGLLRRMRNGGQVCLNGRWAHITQRVKTGDKIEIYFADSATDLVPEPMELDIVYEDDSLLAVNKAPNIPVHPTGGYPSGTLANGIAHLWQQRGLKRKIRLLHRLDRETSGVILIAKEPYAYHQLVRQLRSRRLKRKYLAVIKGKLNDKQGIIDQPIGMSSQADHGLKRTVTDSGRPACSHYRVIQEYASVSLVELELVTGRTHQLRVHLSWMGNPIVGDEMYGQASSMINRQALHAWSLDFIHPRTEQPVQIRIPLPGDMKSILNHQLQQLQ; encoded by the coding sequence GTGAAACCTGATTTAGTAGAGACTGTTTTGCCCCATGAAGAAGGCTTAATGATTAAAGAAATCATCTACGGCCGACTGCGCCTAAGCAGGGGTCTTCTGCGGCGGATGAGGAACGGGGGACAGGTCTGTTTAAACGGCCGATGGGCTCATATTACCCAAAGGGTAAAGACAGGTGATAAGATAGAAATCTATTTTGCTGACTCAGCAACAGATCTTGTACCCGAACCAATGGAGCTGGACATTGTTTACGAAGATGACAGCCTGCTAGCTGTTAACAAAGCACCGAATATTCCGGTGCACCCAACCGGCGGGTATCCCAGCGGCACTTTGGCAAACGGAATTGCCCACCTCTGGCAGCAGCGGGGACTAAAGCGTAAGATCCGCCTGCTCCATCGTCTTGATCGGGAAACATCAGGGGTAATTCTTATTGCCAAAGAACCGTATGCTTATCATCAGTTGGTGAGGCAGCTGCGCAGCCGGCGGCTGAAACGCAAATATTTGGCAGTTATTAAGGGCAAACTGAATGATAAGCAGGGGATCATCGACCAGCCGATCGGTATGAGCAGCCAAGCTGACCACGGCTTAAAGCGAACTGTGACCGATTCCGGCAGACCAGCCTGCAGTCATTACCGCGTGATTCAAGAGTATGCCTCTGTCTCCCTGGTAGAGCTGGAGCTGGTCACGGGACGAACTCATCAGCTGCGTGTTCATCTTTCGTGGATGGGCAATCCTATCGTGGGCGATGAAATGTATGGCCAAGCCAGCAGTATGATCAACAGACAGGCGCTTCATGCCTGGTCGCTAGACTTTATTCATCCGCGCACAGAACAACCTGTGCAGATAAGGATACCGCTGCCCGGGGATATGAAATCCATTTTAAACCATCAATTACAGCAATTACAATAA